The sequence below is a genomic window from Lysobacter stagni.
GGCCGGCCGAATGGCGGCGCTCCTCGTCGTCCAGTTCGATCTGGGCCACTCCGTCGGCGGGATTCGCGCGGTCCGCCGAAGGGGCGCCGAAGACGGTGTCGAGCGCGCGCTGGGTGTCGGCGAGGAGGCGGTCCAGCGGCGTGAGGGCGCGTGCGTTCATGCGTCGATTTTACGTGTGGCCCACCGCGCGTGGCGGTGAAGGCGGGGCGTCGAGCAGCTCGGCCAGGAATTCGAGGGGATGCTGCACGGGCACGGCAGTGCCGCCTGCGAAATGCAGGCGGCAGCCGATGTTGGCGCTGAGCAGGCGTGTGGCGCCACTGGATTCCAGCTGGCGCAGGAGCGGCGCGCGGAACTCGGCCGCACGCGCCGGGTCGTCCAGCATCTGCAGGCCGGCGGCGCCGCAGCAGCCGTACCCCGCATCGAGTTCGATCACCTCCAGTCCCGGGACGGCCGCGAGCAACCGGCGCAGCGCGGGCGCCGAGCGCACCACGCTGCGCTGCGTGCAGGGCAGGTGCAATGCCACGCGCGCCTGGCTGGGGCGCCACCGCAGTGCGTCCGGCGCCTCGGCAATGCGGTCGGCGAGGAACGCGATGGCATCGACCACCCGGCGCGGGCCAGGCAGCGCCTGGGCCACCGCATCGTGGCAGCCGCTCGCGAGCGTCAGTACGGTCGCCGATGAGGCGAAGGCGTCACGGTTGCGTGTGGCGAGTCGTTGCGCGCCGTCGACATCGCCACCGTGCGCATGGAGGGTGCCGCAACAGGCCTGCCCGGCAGGCACGGCCAGCTCGATGCCCAGGGCCTGACAGCATCGTGCGAGCGCGTCCCGTACCCCGGTTTCGTACGAATCGGCCACGCAGCCCACGAACACGGAGACCCGCGCCCCGCGCGTCGTCATTTCCGGGGCGCTGTCGTGGGACGGCGGGGGCGGCAGTGTGCGCAAGCGGCCCGGCAGGAAACGGTAGGTGACCCGATAGGCCGACAACAGCGACCGCAAGAGCGGCGGCCGCGCCACGAGGAATTCGATCGCGCGGCGGCGCCAGCCCGCGCCCCGACGTGTGCGCTGACGCGCGCGCGCCGTGACCAGCAGTTCGCCATACTGCACGCCCGCCGGACACACGCTCTCGCAGCTGCGGCAGCCCAGGCACTGGTCGAGGTGGCGGTCGCCCGTCGGCGTGGGGTCAAGCGCATCCAGGGCCCAGGCCCGGGCCAGGGCGATGCGGCCGCGCGGCGACTCGGCCTCGTTCCGCTCCAGGCCGTAGGTGGGGCAGGTGGGGAGGCACAGCCCGCACTGGACGCAGCGGTCGGCCAGGGCCACCAGCGGGTCGGTCGGTCCGGGCTGGGGCGAACGCGAGGCGGTCGGCATGGGCCGATTCTAGCGTGGCGACCCTGCGACTTGCGGCGACCGGCCTGGCCCGCTATGATTCCGCTTCTTTCGTTCCACCCTCCACAGCGCGAGGCGAAATTCCGCCGGCGCGGCCCTGCCGCCCGAGAACGGAATCAGCCCGACAAAGCACCCATACAGACCAGTCATGAAGACTTTCACCGCCAAGAACGAGACCGTCCAGCGTGACTGGTACGTCGTAGACGCCGACGGCAAGACCCTCGGCCGCCTGTGCTCCGAACTCGCGCGCCGTCTGCGCGGCAAGCACAAGCCGGTTTTCACCCCGCACGTCGACACGGGTGACTACCTCATCGTGATCAACGCCGAGAAGATTGCCGTCACCGGCAAGAAGCTGCAGGACAAGCAGTACCACCGCTTCACCGGCTACATCGGCAACCTCAAGACCGAGACCCTCGCCCAGGCGCTTGAGCGCCATCCCGAGCGCGTCATCGAGATCGCCGTGAAGGGCATGCTGCCGAAGAATCCGCTCGGCCGCGCCATGTACCGCAAGCTCAAGGTCTACAAGGGCTCCGAGCACCCGCACGCCGCCCAGCAGCCGCAGCCGCTGGACTTCTGATTCGGACCCTTTCTTAGAGACATCCCATGGCACTCCAGCAGAACTACGGCACCGGCCGCCGCAAGTCCTCCACCGCCCGCGTTTTCCTGCGCAAGGGCGCTGGC
It includes:
- a CDS encoding (Fe-S)-binding protein yields the protein MPTASRSPQPGPTDPLVALADRCVQCGLCLPTCPTYGLERNEAESPRGRIALARAWALDALDPTPTGDRHLDQCLGCRSCESVCPAGVQYGELLVTARARQRTRRGAGWRRRAIEFLVARPPLLRSLLSAYRVTYRFLPGRLRTLPPPPSHDSAPEMTTRGARVSVFVGCVADSYETGVRDALARCCQALGIELAVPAGQACCGTLHAHGGDVDGAQRLATRNRDAFASSATVLTLASGCHDAVAQALPGPRRVVDAIAFLADRIAEAPDALRWRPSQARVALHLPCTQRSVVRSAPALRRLLAAVPGLEVIELDAGYGCCGAAGLQMLDDPARAAEFRAPLLRQLESSGATRLLSANIGCRLHFAGGTAVPVQHPLEFLAELLDAPPSPPRAVGHT
- the rplM gene encoding 50S ribosomal protein L13; the protein is MKTFTAKNETVQRDWYVVDADGKTLGRLCSELARRLRGKHKPVFTPHVDTGDYLIVINAEKIAVTGKKLQDKQYHRFTGYIGNLKTETLAQALERHPERVIEIAVKGMLPKNPLGRAMYRKLKVYKGSEHPHAAQQPQPLDF